Proteins found in one Anopheles aquasalis chromosome 3, idAnoAquaMG_Q_19, whole genome shotgun sequence genomic segment:
- the LOC126576514 gene encoding membrane-bound alkaline phosphatase-like, whose amino-acid sequence MSLPLTNRIGLATASLVLLLGCLSIATINAHEEHDAHYWKHMAHSLLFEKKDYTMQKINVAKNIMVFVGAGMSQATVTAARSYNGGDNATLAFENLKWSGNARTYCVDSRVPDSACAGTAILTGIKSNFGTVATDPTVNRGDCTLDPAKKLASIAKWALEAGKAVGFATTSRVTSGSSAALYANSPDSRWENDADVSAAGCNVANVPDIAQQLIHGDIGKHFKVILGGGRKQFIPTTETDSSGGRGLRTDGKNLVREWQQSRGTGGANATYITTASELGSLDTSKIDYLLGLFDYDHLPFSADFDGQQNVPTPRLVQMVHYSLEMLQKPEHKEGFLLFVEDGNIRRAHQHNKARKALEQVRHYASAFNMAKMMGSEQNTLFISMNDIGSTLSLPGFPARNSDMVSASAGTSDADSLPYLGLSYATGPSYSSFYRTGQGRLDPVSVVEGTTNAHERTCPASVPMAEGVDGGEDATVYAAGPWAFMLSGGYEQHFIAHTIAFASCMDGACDGAASITISMAALAAVFLTKLFA is encoded by the exons ATGTCTCTTCCATTAACTAACAGGATCGGTCTGGCCACCGCCAGTCTCGTGTTGCTCCTTGGTTGCCTATCAATAGCAACAATCAATGCACACGAGGAGCACGATGCCCACTACTGGAAGCACATGGCACACAGCCTGCTGTTCGAGAAGAAGGACTACACGATGCAGAAGATT AACGTCGCCAAGAACATCATGGTGTTCGTCGGTGCCGGTATGTCGCAGGCAACCGTCACGGCCGCACGCTCCTACAACGGTGGCGACAATGCAACGCTCGCCTTCGAGAACCTCAAGTGGAGTGGCAATGCACGG ACGTACTGCGTGGATAGCCGAGTCCCGGACAGTGCCTGCGCCGGGACGGCCATCCTGACGGGCATCAAGTCGAACTTTGGTACGGTGGCGACCGATCCGACGGTCAACCGGGGCGACTGTACGCTCGATCCGGCCAAAAAGCTGGCCTCCATCGCCAAATGGGCCCTCGAGGCGGGCAAAGCCGTTG GTTTCGCGACCACTTCTCGTGTCACATCCGGTTCGAGTGCGGCCCTGTACGCCAACAGTCCGGACAGTCGCTGGGAGAACGATGCGGATGTCAGCGCGGCCGGGTGTAACGTGGCCAATGTGCCCGACATTGCTCAGCAGCTAATCCACGGTGATATCGGCAAGCACTTTAAG GTGATACTGGGCGGTGGACGGAAGCAGTTCATACCGACGACCGAAACAGACAGTTCCGGTGGCCGTGGACTGCGGACTGATGGCAAGAACCTAGTGCGCGAGTGGCAACAATCGAGGGGTACCGGTGGAGCGAACGCCACCTACATTACCACCGCG aGCGAGCTGGGCAGTCTGGACACGTCGAAGATCGATTATCTGCTCGGACTGTTCGATTATGACCACTTACCGTTCAGTGCGGACTTTGATGGCCAGCAGAATGTGCCGACACCCCGGTTGGTCCAGATGGTCCACTACTCGCTGGAGATGCTGCAGAAACCGGAGCATAAGGAGGGATTCCTGTTGTTCGTCGAGGATGGCAACATTCGGCGGGCACACCAGCATAACAAGGCACGCAAAGCACTGGAACAGGTGCGCCACTACGCATCCGCCTTCAACATGGCGAAGATGATGGGCAGCGAGCAGAATACGCTCTTCATCTCGATGAACGACATCGGTAGCACACTGTCCCTGCCCGGATTTCCGGCGCGTAACTCCGATATGGTATCTGCTTCGGCCGGAACCAGCGATGCTGATTCGTTGCCCTACCTCGGGCTATCGTACGCCACCGGACCATCGTATTCCAGCTTTTATCGCACGGGCCAGGGTCGTCTTGATCCGGTGAGTGTGGTCGAAGGGACGACCAATGCCCACGAGCGCACCTGTCCGGCCTCGGTACCGATGGCGGAAGGCGTCGATGGAGGTGAGGATGCGACCGTTTATGCTGCCGGTCCGTGGgcttttatgctttccggTGGCTACGAGCAGCATTTCATTGCCCATACGATCGCTTTTGCCTCGTGCATGGATGGTGCGTGTGATGGTGCGGCCTCCATCACCATTTCCATGGCTGCATTGGCCGCCGTTTTCTTGACCAAACTCTTTGCCTAA
- the LOC126576716 gene encoding gustatory receptor for sugar taste 64a-like, translated as MKRLTTSSTTSTTVVVLDGPAIMDRQQRGPNRITSPVIECSTHQALWPVICLGQVFSLMPIIRYTGPDPRAVQFRVRSVRFWYALVTLLLMLTFLVMLTIYTSSGSGSLGMSTASSIVYYVITVVFMLELIMLARNWSTIMGRWYEDELVFRRAPYLPPVGALPLNRKIPLIAFGIMVLAFLEDTLNFVSAYQLNALHIRFCDHRDEFWRNFFHREHPYVLEAIHGYHPAVGWTIELTMRVAKFTWHYVDVFIICLAVCLQRRYVQYNERLERLGGEPQPAGVWRELRLDFVRLTELVRFLDARFSRLILASCANNMFFITVQLFNSFDLKATTVTTVYFWYSLAFLLGRCFLMLFIVSSVSVAASAPLQSLRHFPSSNWNLDLKRLCDAAASSDNALSGQRFFFIRRPLILAMAGTIITYELVLLDQVKKVPDNTRDCTF; from the exons ATGAAGCGGTTAACAACGAGCTCGACGACATCTACCACCGTGGTGGTCCTCGATGGTCCGGCCATTATGGACCGCCAGCAAAGAGGGCCAAACAGGATCACAAGCCCTGTGATAGAGTGCAGCACTCACCAGGCACTTTGGCCGGTCATTTGCCTTGGCCAAGTGTTTTCGCTGATGCCCATCATACGgtacaccggaccggatccaCGGGCCGTACAGTTCCGTGTCCGGTCGGTGCGTTTCTGGTACGCGCTGGTTACGCTTCTCCTGATGCTCACCTTTCTCGTCATGTTGACAATCTACACGTCTAGCGGGAGTGGCTCGTTGGGGATGTCCACCGCTT CCAGCATCGTGTACTACGTCATCACCGTGGTCTTTATGTTGGAGCTAATCATGCTAGCTCGGAACTGGAGCACCATCATGGGCCGATGGTACGAGGACGAGCTGGTGTTCCGCCGTGCACCGTATCTGCCCCCGGTCGGTGCTCTACCACTCAACCGGAAGATCCCACTGATCGCCTTCGGTATCATGGTGTTGGCGTTTCTCGAGGACACACTCAACTTCGTGTCCGCGTACCAGCTGAACGCGCTGCACATCCGCTTCTGTGACCATCGGGACGAGTTCTGGAGGAACTTCTTTCACCGGGAGCATCCGTACGTGCTGGAGGCGATCCACGGTTACCATCCGGCCGTCGGTTGGACGATCGAGTTGACGATGCGGGTGGCCAAGTTCACCTGGCACTACGTGGATGTGTTCATCATCTGTCTGGCCGTTTGTCTGCAGCGCCGGTACGTTCAGTACAACGAACGGCTCGAGCGTCTCGGTGGCGAACCACAACCGGCCGGTGTTTGGCGTGAGTTACGGCTGGATTTTGTTCGGTTGACCGAGCTGGTACGGTTTCTGGATGCTCGCTTCTCACGCCTCATACTGGCTTCGTGTGCGAACAACATGTTTTTCATCACCGTTCAGCTGTTTAACAGTTTCGA CCTTAAGGCAACGACTGTAACGACGGTGTACTTCTGGTACTCGCTCGCCTTTCTGCTGGGCCGCTGCTTCCTCATGCTGTTCATCGTGTCCTCGGTAAGCGTGGCGGCCAGTGCACCCCTCCAGTCGCTGCGTCACTTTCCCAGCTCGAACTGGAATCTGGACTTAAAGCGGCTTTGCGATGCAGCGGCCAGCTCCGATAACGCCCTGTCCGGTCAGCGCTTTTTCTTCATCCGGCGGCCCCTTATCCTGGCG ATGGCGGGCACTATCATCACCTacgagctggtgctgctcgatcaGGTCAAGAAGGTACCGGACAATACGCGGGACTGTACCTTCTAA
- the LOC126575693 gene encoding uncharacterized protein LOC126575693 has product MAQGFNWIPWTSHQGIPPMAVHAGNDQDGSPIYVGRAYHEGDLIPAKVVPTKQACYVSHNGMEIFKPSFEVLTGSGFSWVHSANGHVPDGAVMGGHTTSGEQLHIGRTHHEGSLTPGKIHRSHGCLYIPFGGAEQSFKHYEVLIGQQRSAWQHCSAHAPVPPGAILAGNDSDGSPIYVGRAYHEGDQLPAKVLPTKQIAYVSHNGMEIPKHSFEVLCNGNVSWVPTGFGSVPPNAVLAGRTSSGEALYVGRAHYMGALTPGKIHPSHQTLYIPYGGSEIPIKNYEALVEY; this is encoded by the exons atGGCACAAG GATTCAACTGGATTCCATGGACGTCCCACCAGGGCATTCCGCCGATGGCCGTCCACGCCGGTAACGATCAGGATGGTTCCCCGATCTACGTTGGCCGGGCGTACCACGAGGGGGACCTGATACCGGCCAAGGTGGTACCGACGAAGCAGGCCTGCTACGTGTCgcacaatggaatggaaatcttCAAACCATCGTTTGAG GTGCTGACCGGATCGGGCTTTAGCTGGGTTCACAGCGCTAACGGACACGTACCGGATGGGGCCGTAATGGGCGGTCATACGACGTCCGGGGAGCAGTTGCACATCGGACGTACCCATCACGAGGGCAGTTTGACACCGGGCAAGATCCACCGGTCGCACGGGTGTCTGTACATCCCGTTCGGTGGTGCCGAGCAGAGCTTCAAGCACTACGAGGTGCTAATCGGTCAGCAGCGCT CGGCCTGGCAACACTGTTCGGCCCAtgcaccggtaccaccgggcGCAATCTTGGCCGGCAATGACTCGGACGGTTCGCCGATCTACGTCGGCCGGGCGTACCACGAGGGAGACCAGCTACCGGCGAAGGTGCTGCCCACGAAACAGATCGCGTACGTGTCGCACAACGGCATGGAGATACCGAAACACTCGTTCGAGGTCCTCTGCAACGGGAACGTATCCTGGGTACCGACCGGTTTCGGTAGCGTACCACCGAATGCCGTCCTCGCTGGGCGTACATCCTCCGGTGAAGCGCTGTACGTGGGCCGGGCTCACTATATGGGTGCGCTGACACCGGGCAAGATCCATCCGAGCCACCAGACGCTCTACATTCCGTACGGTGGTAGCGAGATTCCGATCAAGAACTACGAGGCACTGGTCGAGTACTAG